The following are encoded together in the Streptomyces tsukubensis genome:
- a CDS encoding bifunctional 3'-5' exonuclease/DNA polymerase codes for MSERWALAATEDGGALLVALGRDGLPEGAVVREPDLVEAVRSRPEVVRWVWRSTDAVYPRLLSAGVRVERCYDIEDAEALLLGHEGRFGEPHSAAAAWARLRGTPVPPDPPARAALPGSQSSLFDPAPVAVELEALVEVYADQQRRHAETDRPDRMRLLTSTESAGMLVAAEMNRAGLPWRADVHRAVLRELLGERYAGGEPRRLAELADEVSEAFGRRVSPELPSDVVRAFASAGHRITSTRKWEIETIDHPAVRPLLAHKHLYRVYTAHGWNWLRDWVHDGRFRPGYLPGGTATGRWVTNGGGALQIPKVIRRAVIADPGRRLVVADAAQMEPRVLAAISGDAGLMEVASRPDDLYKSVSDRAFAGDRDLAKLAVLGAMYGQTSGDGLKNLAALRRRFPKAVAYVDDAARAGEEGRLVRTWLGRTCPPVAGAGDQEEAGIPQDEEGPSAGDARSLRARGRFTRNFVVQGSASDWTLLLLAALRRRTAAMAAELVFFQHDEVIVHCPEAEAGAVVEAIEEASAEATRVAFGDTPVHFPFTTAVVECYADAK; via the coding sequence GTGAGCGAACGATGGGCGCTGGCGGCGACCGAGGACGGCGGGGCGCTGCTCGTCGCCCTCGGGCGTGACGGCCTGCCGGAGGGAGCGGTCGTCAGGGAGCCCGACCTGGTGGAGGCCGTCAGGAGCAGGCCCGAGGTGGTGCGGTGGGTCTGGCGCTCCACGGACGCGGTCTATCCCCGGCTGCTGTCGGCGGGCGTGCGGGTCGAGCGGTGCTACGACATCGAGGACGCGGAGGCGCTGCTGCTCGGCCACGAGGGCCGGTTCGGGGAGCCGCACTCGGCCGCGGCGGCGTGGGCGCGGCTGCGCGGGACCCCCGTACCGCCCGATCCTCCCGCACGCGCCGCGCTGCCCGGATCGCAGTCGTCACTGTTCGACCCCGCGCCGGTGGCTGTGGAGCTGGAGGCGCTGGTGGAGGTGTACGCCGATCAGCAGCGTCGGCACGCGGAGACGGACCGCCCGGACCGGATGCGGCTGCTGACCTCCACGGAGTCGGCGGGGATGCTGGTGGCGGCCGAGATGAACCGGGCGGGGCTGCCCTGGCGCGCCGACGTCCACCGTGCGGTCCTGCGTGAACTGCTCGGCGAGCGGTACGCGGGCGGGGAGCCGCGCCGGCTGGCCGAGCTGGCGGACGAGGTGTCCGAGGCGTTCGGCCGCCGGGTGAGCCCTGAGCTGCCCTCGGACGTGGTGCGGGCCTTCGCCTCGGCGGGGCACCGGATCACCTCGACCCGCAAGTGGGAGATCGAGACCATCGACCACCCGGCGGTGCGGCCGCTGCTCGCCCATAAACACCTCTACCGGGTGTACACCGCGCACGGCTGGAACTGGCTGCGTGACTGGGTCCACGACGGTCGTTTCCGCCCCGGTTATCTGCCGGGCGGGACGGCGACCGGCCGTTGGGTGACCAATGGCGGGGGCGCGCTCCAGATCCCGAAGGTGATCCGGCGGGCGGTGATCGCGGACCCCGGCCGGCGTCTGGTGGTGGCCGACGCGGCTCAGATGGAGCCCCGCGTGCTGGCCGCGATCTCGGGTGACGCGGGGCTGATGGAGGTGGCGTCCCGCCCCGACGACCTCTACAAGTCGGTGTCGGACCGGGCGTTCGCGGGCGACCGCGACCTGGCCAAGCTGGCCGTACTCGGCGCGATGTACGGCCAGACCTCGGGCGACGGCCTGAAGAACCTCGCGGCCCTGCGCAGGCGCTTCCCCAAGGCGGTGGCCTATGTCGACGACGCGGCGAGGGCGGGGGAGGAGGGGCGCCTCGTGCGGACCTGGCTCGGTCGTACGTGCCCGCCGGTGGCCGGGGCGGGCGACCAGGAGGAGGCCGGGATTCCGCAGGACGAGGAGGGCCCTTCGGCCGGTGACGCCCGTTCCCTGCGGGCCAGGGGTCGCTTCACCCGCAACTTCGTGGTCCAGGGCAGCGCCTCGGACTGGACGCTCCTGCTGCTCGCCGCGTTGCGCAGGCGTACCGCCGCGATGGCGGCCGAGCTGGTCTTCTTCCAGCACGACGAGGTGATCGTGCACTGCCCGGAGGCCGAGGCGGGGGCAGTGGTGGAGGCGATCGAGGAGGCGTCGGCCGAGGCGACACGCGTCGCGTTCGGCGATACACCCGTGCACTTCCCCTTCACCACGGCGGTGGTGGAGTGCTACGCGGACGCCAAGTGA